The Balearica regulorum gibbericeps isolate bBalReg1 chromosome 5, bBalReg1.pri, whole genome shotgun sequence genome window below encodes:
- the DIO3 gene encoding thyroxine 5-deiodinase: MLHSLGVHTLHLLTQAAACILLFPRFLLTAVMLWLLDFLCIRKKMLMMPTAEEAASASEGPPPDDPPVCVSDSNRMFTLESLKAVWHGQKLDFFKSAHVGSLAPNPEVIQLDGQKRLRILDFARGKRPLILNFGSCTUPPFMARLRSFQRLAAHFVDIADFLLVYIEEAHPSDGWVSSDAAYNIPKHQCLQDRLRAAQLMREGAPDCPLAVDTMDNASSAAYGAYFERLYIIQEEKVMYQGGRGPEGYKISELRSWLDQYKTRLQSPSTVVIQV; encoded by the coding sequence ATGCTCCACTCCCTTGGCGTTCACACCTTGCATCTGCTCACCCAGGCGGCCGCCtgcatcctcctcttcccccgCTTCCTGCTCACCGCCGTGATGCTCTGGCTCCTGGATTTTCTGTGCATTAGGAAGAAGATGCTGATGATGCCCACGGCGGAGGAGGCGGCCAGCGCCAGCGAGGGGCCGCCCCCCGACGACCCCCCGGTCTGCGTGTCCGACTCCAACCGCATGTTCACGCTGGAGTCGCTGAAAGCCGTGTGGCACGGGCAGAAGCTGGACTTCTTCAAGTCGGCACACGTGGGCTCCTTAGCCCCCAATCCCGAGGTGATCCAGCTGGACGGGCAGAAGAGGCTCCGCATCCTCGACTTCGCCCGCGGCAAGAGACCCCTCATCCTCAACTTCGGCAGCTGCACCTGACCCCCGTTCATGGCCCGCCTGAGGTCCTTCCAGCGCCTGGCCGCGCACTTCGTGGACATTGCTGACTTCCTGCTGGTGTACATCGAAGAAGCACACCCCTCCGACGGCTGGGTCAGCTCGGACGCAGCCTACAACATCCCCAAGCACCAGTGCCTCCAGGACAGGCTGCGGGCAGCTCAGCTGATGAGGGAAGGGGCGCCCGATTGCCCCCTGGCCGTAGACACCATGGACAATGCTTCCAGCGCCGCCTACGGTGCTTACTTCGAGAGGCTCTACATCATCCAGGAGGAGAAGGTGATGTACCAGGGAGGCAGAGGACCAGAGGGCTACAAGATCTCGGAGCTGAGGAGCTGGCTAGACCAGTACAAAACCCGGCTCCAGAGCCCCAGCACGGTGGTCATCCAAGTGTAA